Sequence from the Paramisgurnus dabryanus chromosome 3, PD_genome_1.1, whole genome shotgun sequence genome:
ttgagtgaactatccctttaagtcaaaGCGCAAATGTCTGCCTATGACTGAATGGCAGGCACCAATTTCTTTTGGTATGGATGTTAAATTCAGAGGCATCCATTAATATCTGAGTGTTTAACAGCGAGGCAAAGCTTTGCAGGGTCCTGACCGGCAGTCCTGGTGTTTGTCTCATgtagtgttgtttttttttaatactgttcCCTTTTTCCTTTCCCTCTTCTGTAACAGTGTATTGCCCAGGCCAGCACCTGGGCACACAGAGGATGTCAGGGGTGCAACTGTGACCACTATTGCACAGCCAGCCCCATCATGTTTCCAACTACTTTCTTCATCGCTTTATACACATACGTGTATAAAACGGAAAAACTTGAATGAATAAAACGTACTGAAACAATAATCCTTgcacaacaaaaaaataagaaaaataagaAGCAACCGCTGTGGCCGTTTTGTTTTTGGATGGCTCCTTGTACTTCAACACTTAAATCCTTTGGGTTTAAAAAAGGACATGCAACAAAAACAGGGTTTAAATAAGCACAGGTTGGGCAGGGTGGGGGGAGCATGTAGCCATATGCCCAGTGCATTGattctttttgttgttttataatACTATCCCCTGCTGATGCTCCTCTTCTACGAGTGCAGTTTTCCTCCATTTTCACTTTGAACGCTCCAGCTGTCCCTGCTGGGAACATTCCATCAGCCAGGAAGGCAGACTTTCCCTGCAAACAGTAGTCCAACTATTGTGAAGAAAATGGAGAGCACAAACAGTACATAAGAGGAGCCCACCACTGTGTTGTTGGGTAACTTGTAGGGTTGTCCCCCTACTTCATTGATGTAGAATCCTATTGGGAAGATGAGGGCGGCCATACAAAACAAGATCACTgtaaagagaagaaaaaaaCAAGCATTATTATCTAGGCAATAATGCATATTTACTGTACACACAAGAACACGAGCAGCAAAAAGCTTTATTTACGTTTAGCAACTGCACTAATTTTCCTTTCGATTTGCCAAATCTTTTCCAAGATACAATCATACTTTGTTTGGCATTCTCATGTTTATAAGGTCATATCTTGAGAATGGTTTTGATTATCAAAAAgctatttgtaaaaaaaaaacattctagTCAAGTGTCCTAAACAGGTGCAATGCTACCAGTTTCAAAACAAATAGCAATATACCTCCCTACAATAAATACAATCCTGCTGCACAATGacaatgatttttatttttgtttgtatatgatatagtttatataaTTTTCCCTACATTTCCAAACAATTCCCTAAAATTCTCATAAATTCCGGTTAAATttccaatttggaatatttccaaaattccccagATTAAGTTTCCATGGAAAGTCGCGGAAATTTACAAGAAACTTTCCACCCCTTTTCAACCATAATCACATCACAATCTGTTAACTAAAACCAACGGATGCATCGACATGGCCTAAGGACACCATGGAAAATGTTATTAcctaatataaaaacaaaactatTGTAAAGAAACATAATTGCAGACCAATATACACTGTGGTAACTGCAAACTCTTTAAATGTCAATTCTTAATCATCCAACCTTTAAACCTCTGGACCATTCCATTTTAAAACAGATCTCCCTCTTGACCAGTGAGCTAAACACACATTATGCATTTACGTTAGCGCAAAGGCTTTTAGTGAGATAAAAACAGACACTGCTAATAGATGCCTGAGTGCAGTCTCAACTCAATCTTGGTAGCCATTAGCAGGATAATAGCATCTTTCAGCAGAATTCTGCACTGCAATTAAACACAGCAGCTTTGAGAGAAGTGCAGAAATCTCATGCCAGATACTGTGGGCACAAGACGTCGCAAACAGTTTAGCTGGTCTCTGCTCTCTCCTCTTGTGCAAAAggtattttttacaataaagtaaaaaaaaacagaaaatggcCCAAGCAGAATACAGTAATAGACCtgacttttttatgcaaatacaCCTAATTATTACAAAGGGTTGGGTATCATAAGAAGTTTTCCAGTTCCGATTCTGGTTCCATATAATGATagaattataaaataatacttaattccatttgtgtttattaactctttcgccgccagcgtttttaaaaaaagttgccagccagcgccagcgtttttcatgattttcacaacagtttaatgccttccagaaaatgttcttctttaaatatataaacatacaatataccaaatgaaagtacagaccctctgctttcatcctaccttcagtagtttttttgtaatcagcttttaaatatgggtaggtttctgcaaaaacaccacattttgagcaaaaagcagagataattccatttttgtgacggacttttcatagagatcccattcagataGTGATGAGCGAATCACTTGAAACTCTGATCATTTAAcccgatccctaaaatgactcgagaaccatgagtccttagtgaccattaacccgagtcagttgagtcctctcagattttgcattaaaaatgagaaatagtatcaaacacaaagctcttcaaatgtttacaacagaattacaacaaataactGTAGATAAGCTGCCATAGGTTCTATAACTTGCAACAACAAGTTAATTTACATCACCAAATGTCGACTGGGGGTACCGAGTGAGCCAAAAGCTGCTATTCCGGATCGTAATTTCCTGCAGCTCCGAGTCCGAGAACAAAGGGATGTGTGCGCGTGACAATGAGTTGGTCGGCGGCTCGGGGATTcacagagagtgactcaacTCATGGAGCTTGAATCCTGGACTAGGAGAAACGAGCCTTGCTCGTGTTATTAACCCACTGACTCATGTAGGCTAATCTGTTGCACtatttgactggcacaatgttttgggtagaagctgcaaatgttttaaagttttaaatacgaggactgctgcagcagtgctgctggaaagatcCGCCACCGACGGACGTACACAGCTCCTCTTGTTGACTGAGTCACTCAGAGTGACGTGAGTGGTTCACTCACAACTCCCTGACTCCcacaacccggatcatatttagtgagtgactcaaaATAACCCGAATTCTTAAAAAGGTCCAGGTTGATCATCACtacattcagagcgatctttaaaccagacacagacatgcagccgcttgccataaggcaatacttccgggtttaaaaagttgcggaacctggtggataattgtggtattgcggaaagccggaaatactcgtcattggcagggaagcgttttctcttgattgacgagatatctcgtcaatggcggcgataGAGTTAATCActgtcaaaatattttaaatgtaaagtgaATTAATATTTTCAGTCACTATATCATTTTTTCCTGTTGAAGTAGTCTTCGTAAGATCCTATCTGGCGACGTCTTTTGCCATATTATTCGTACAGTAGCCTTTTTGTATGTGCACGTGCGCATTGATGCATATAGGCTTATTTATAATGCAttcatatatttgaaatataaaaatgtaaatgaggatCAGATATATGTTTCTTAACAAACACATGCGTGTTCATAAGTGCCGTTTTCTTTTCCGCTCGTCACAACGTTAAGCAATGTTTAGGTTAACTTAGCAACAACAGATGCTTTGGAGTGGAGGAAAGCGGCGCGTTTTCGTTTTCTGTGTGGTTTTAGACATGAAATGTGAagcaaatgttaaaaaattgagCATATGAGCTTGGCCATTTCGGTGGGTGGTCGAGTCGAGCACCGAAGCACCCACTGGATCAGCCTTTTTGGTGTTAATAATGTCTCCAGCCGCGGCGAAAATGTGTTCTGATGCTGTACTGGTAGTGCATATTGATACTTTTTCACAAACTTGAACAAGAGAGAACATCTTGCCTCATTGTTCCGCCCCCAGCCAGcgggtcatcactgatatcaaTTTACAGGACACTAACTCTTGAGTCTGCTGGCCGTTTTTGTTCACATGactgtactttatattttcataGCTTGTAACCTACACACCACTGCGGGTCGCACTATACCATCAACAGGCCTAGAATACAAAATATTGGGAAAATCGCCTTAAaattgtccaaataaagtcttTAGCaccacatattactaatgataaattcatttttgatatatttatggtaggaaattgaCAAAACATCTTCATGGAACAGGATCTTTACCTAAAATCCTTTCTTATTTCCATGGCTTTTAACATTCCATGATCTTGTAATTGGTTTTTACTTTTGAGTTTTCTCTAATTTTATGGATTTTCTTTTAGTTTcagtttattttcttttaatttgtgttaactttttatttttcatactctgtacagcactttggtctgCTTCAAGCGTTTCTCTGAGCTGCCctcatgcctccgaagtcagtgcctcatgaggcagcgaggcaacaagtcagctgcctaagtTTCCGGACGCAGCCATAGGCCCATTATTCTTAAGTGTGATTTATAGTCACGCGTAGGTTATACGTAGCTTTGCGTAGCCTGACATGCAACTCTGCAAAATTGTATCAAGCGCATCTTGCTGAATGCATGAAGTATTGTTGGCTTGgctgaaaattttattttataataggGGCTCACTTCATATGTGGTGGatatgtagatttttttaattcacattttttatgacaTTTGCATAGAATTGGTCTTCTGCCTTCATGTGAAATATCTGTGTTCACTAAAACTCTACATCAACTAAAGTTtacaatttaaagaaaaaaagctTGCAACTGACGTGCTATTATTGCACTTTAGCTTCCATTTTTCTACCAAGTGGTTTATTATTGTCCGTCCTCAAATGTAACTCCTGATAGTTAAGGTTATCATCCACCAGTTGTGTTCTAGTTAAGGAGCTGTTGCTCTTTTTAAGTGATGCAAGTATCACCCCCACACAGCGACAGAGAAAGACAAGCGAGTCTGCAAGGTTTAGAGATAGCAAGCAGAACCTGGACAATTGGGACCATTTCTTTCCTGTTACCATGGCAACCATGCCACTACATATGCAATTCTCAGCAAAACTACTTTGCCATTCAACACCATCTCTCTGCATGTACTGCCAATGGCAccaaataaacaacaaataaggAGACAATTGTATACACTTTACATTCATATACTATGTTTGCATTAGGATTTTATATTGTCAACACTCTCATTTTTTGTGGTAAAATGCTCATGCAAACATAGAAAGGGGCATTAATGCTCAGCTTGGATTTATTTAGATTAGGGGTGTCATGGTTCTCCAAATCCTTGATTGGATTACATTTTTCGATTCTAAGGCCACGGTTTGATTCAATTCtcgatttttacctttttttttgagagaacaggttgctatgccatttttagactagacttttatgaaatataatatctgaccttaaACCcagagatgccctgccatgttagtcgtgctgccagtggaaaaatatggtacacgcacaCACCTGATAAAACCAAACTtcctgtcagtactttgcaccttaaaaacgCGCTTTTATTACACAAGAATATATCTGTACTGAGACTACTGAGCTGACCGGGCGTGGCTGACCGGACAGTCAACACGAGTTATCTCAATTCTACAATAAGATACAAGAGCATACGAGCCAAGGCAATCTGCTCCTCTGCACGacgctgcatgaagtcgaacacacctccTGTTTACACATTAGGGGTATCGTGTGCAAGGTGCAACAAAAgcttaatatttaatgtttttaagtGATTTGGTAAAGATGCTGATGAGGGCATATTTCCGCAATTGTGACTGGGGGTGTAACGGTACTGgaaaatcacggttcggtgcatacctcggttttgaagccacggttcggttaattttcggtacagtaagggggaaaatgcatacattaaactgcaggttgtttgttactataaacttttttttaacaatttgtttaaactttttttaaacactttttattaaaatatattaaataaaatattttaagtcacagtattgaattggttatgtaccatctctgaataaaaaaatataactgCTCTATGtctaactgcatagcaagcaacatgatgatatactttTTTAAACACTCATCATCTGACATGAATGCATGCACACCATAAAGTCTTGccagaagtagtaggtcatATGGGTACTTTTCACCCCCTGTTTGTCAAATACTACGTTGAATTCAGACATACTACTCACCTTGCCTACTGATTTTCAGCTACTATATAGTACGAAAGTATGCAATTTCAGATGCAGCACATGACTTATTGTTTACACAAAGTAGATTCCAAGAGTTCTGATCTAGAAACAGAACCTTTTGACAACTGTGACGCTTTACTGTTTTGTATCACTCAATAACAGGCAAAAAGCTACTACGACAACGATTTCAATTTCAACCTGCAATCGTGCTGTTGGCCAAATATCACATTCCTCACGTCCCTTAGTTGCCAGGTCAAAAAATCAAAGAGGAAAACTGTAACTGCTGTTTACAGCAGTAAATGAAACTCACTTCCTGTGAAAGCGATCCACCTAGCATACTTTGTGGCCTCTCTGCGCCAGTGAGAGGCCACCAACAGTCCACAGGTGACCGTGAGAGAGATGATGCCCATGATTATGAAGAAAAGTGTGGTAACCCACTCTGGGGGAAGTCTTGGGGGGATGCAGGTTCGATCTCGTCCGTGAATGGTCTGACATTGACGTACTAGCCCCACAGTAAGAGCACCTGGaatcacaaacaaacaaaagcatTAACGATGTGACACTACACACCAAAGTAACCAGTCAAAACTTGTGATAGacatatgtatgtatattgCATACAGCAATAATCTGGATGTTATTTGGCCAATTTGATAATATCAAAATTTCTTGGCAAATCTTCTGCTGATATTGAGAATATTTCTGTGCTCGCACATCCAAAGCCCACCTCAGTCAAATGTACCCAAgtttgtgtgtattgtgtaacAGTATATTGGGTCATTGGTACACTGGTCATAATGTGACAGAAgccttaaaggataattccggtatttaacactttgagtgtcatttctggtttgttttggatgaactacagtgatggacacagaaattttgacaacgggtcgtgtcttgactttttgactcgtttagaagcgtctcttgactgcttcagaatggaagtcaatgaccatgcacaaaaatgtcattaaaacaacacttaacattcattttcaaaactgtactactcaccgagtggttcgtggtgttcgtaaGTTTTAATTCATATTAACATCATATACAAACGGTCAACGTCAATCTAAATCCTTAAACCCAGGCCCTACATTATGTTTGTTTGAGGCAGCTGGCATTTGTTGCCATGAAACCAGCTAATGTTATGCTAGATAATGTTTGCGTTAGCCAATTATTTGTTAATGGTGCTGCATTTGCAACATTATAAACCATCTACAAATGGGCTACCATGCTTTGCTATCTAGCCATACTGTCAGCAAAATGTAACCTAATGTCACTGAATTAAATAGTCATTGGAAtgtaagttaaaggaatagtctactcattttcaatattaaactatgttattaccttaactaagaagagttgatacatccctctatcatctgtgtgcgtgacgtgtatatatatatatatatatatgcactacatacatacatacatatcaTACATACCATACATACATAAATGTCCGACGTTCATTCAATTACTATTCTGAAGAAGACAACATCTAATGGAAACCTGTTAACAAAATTAAGTAAGTGGCTTCAAATGCAACACCGAACCAAAATGATAGGAGGACACCACTAAGGAAAGAAGTATTCACATTACGCCCTGGAAAACAAGCAGCAGATTGTGGGGAATCCACCAAAAAACATCCTGGACATGAAACAACCAAGGAAATCCTGTGCTTTACACCACATACAGTCAGAATGATAACAACTTAGCTTCTCTCCTAGCTACAGTATATCTGCAAAATACATATAGGATGTCATTATCACAATACTACAGTTCACAGTCAATACCAGTACGAAACAAATAAATACTGACTTTAAAGATTCTAATaaggttttttgttttgtttcttttaaTATCAGCGGAAGGCCAATGATGCTTTGAGCATGCTGAGCATTCGTGGTGTGAAATGGTCAAAACAACAAGGTCAGCATTGCTCCTCCTAAAAGACAGTACAGCATCTGGAAATGGAGCATCTGGCACTTGTAAAGGaaaaagagaaagtaaacaaTGTGTGGCCTATCAGAAGTTGTGTAACAAAAAACTAGCATTAACAACAAGATATCATTTAGTTAGAATGAGGGAAATAATGTGTTAACATAAACTTTTATATTACAAATATAActtgttataaaatataatgtTAAGGTAAAGAGGACTGGCTATATTTTCATACAAACTTGTTTGGATGTTATATTCTGTATTGCAAGAAATCTGAGCCACACCCAGCACGTACAGCTTCAAACAAAAACCAGAATGAGTTTAAGATCTTATCTGTTGATGAGAAAGAAACATTTTGGTGGGAAGAAAAGTTTTAAAGGCTTGATAAAGTCTTGTGTCTGCATCCGGTAAACATTTCACTCAGCATTGCCAATCCCCTGCTGATTTACAACTTACATGTCTAATTCCATCACTACAGCCAGCTGGCACGCTATGGTACAATAACAACATAATAATCAACATGTCTACTTGATATAAACATAAGCTGTAGTAATGAATTTACAATGGAAAGAAAAAGGTGGGACTACATATATCATGCAACAATGCAAGTAATCACAGCTAAATCCTTACTCTGGGTGACTAAATGCCTAATATTAAGCCACTGTCTAATAAATTCTTAGATTTTACTCGTCATTGTGTGAGTTAGAGGCTAAGTATACATTTAGCTTTAGGGTAAACTAGTATAAGTATTTTCACTTCCTGAACACGCTCGATGGATGCACAGTGTACTTGGCGTAATGCAAACTCTAGTGTGAAGGCACATGACTAGCCGTCCCGTTTTCTCGTGGTGCACATATCAATAAACATACATTAGATTAATTCTGTTGCATGGACTTTAAGTACCATTAAgctcagaccattgccttgtctcAAACACAATGCCTTTAGATAAGAAAACTCCCTTCAAAACATTATCTATTAGGCAGAACAACTACTAAAGATAGTTTAATCAGCAGTATACCCGTCTCAAAAACATGATGTAGTAAATAACCTTGAAGACCTTGTTGCTGTGACAGTAACTTTAAAGTTTTTCCAGCATGTTAGAAACTGTTGCTCCCATTAGTTTAAAGAGCTAGCAGgttcaaacaacaaaatcaccagctaacttactttaaatttggaAGAACTATAAACTAATaaaataacaggcttaaataaacccaaaacgtaagtccacttacagttctcacgtaCAGGATGTGATTAATGAGAGATTATCTCGGTTTGCGTGACAGAAAATGGGAAGAACCGGGTCTCTTAACTGTCTCTCTCTGCTCTCCCTcgcatatttcttaaaactaAACTGACACAATGGCCAAAGAAcagaagaccaaatcatatccagcGAGGAAAGGTTTTCAGTGTTGTTACAGTTTTGCGTTGCCCAACCTGGATTAGCACACAACGCTCCCGATTCGAGAACTGACTTCTTTCTACCAATTCGTTTGAATGAACGGTTGAAAGAACAGGTCTGTCCAACACTGAACCCACAAGATGTCACTGTTAGCACTAGAGGTGGGCAATACAACAAGAATTTCTGCGGTAATGTTATTTATGACGGTATAAAAATTATGGAAAAAGAAGTGCATTTTTCATCCAATAAATTGTCATTGATGACAGACTACCCAATTCGAATTGTAAATCCATTGTCATAAGGTGGCAGAAGCAGCATTAAAGTGCAATATTAGTGACAAGATCACATAGCATGAGTCAATTGTAAACAAAGTACAAACTAGATATGAAATGGAATTAATATTTTACATCTCTATGACACTACCACAGATTTTCAGTAATTTTCACAAATCAGAGTAACTTAAGTCATTAgctaacaattttacatttttatttaaaatgatatgTGTACTTTTGTTAGcacaaacattaaataaataacatttaccATGGCAGATTTGGGGTTGTGAGATAAATGTTTATCCAGTTCAGATAAAACACAAGTGAATAAATCagattttgatataaacaaagGAGAAATCAGCAAGTCATACGTCTGTGGTCTGTATGTTGTGAGAAATTGGCTGTACTTTAGGACCCATATCAGTAAAGTAAGTCACTGTCATCACAGTGGTACGAGATGGCAGTGTTTTCCCTATATAACAGGTTGtaaaactgttatttttttaatactttgGCTTAAATGGTGACatttttagatttaaaatatctgctaatgatgagaacattttgattattatgtacaAACAGAAAATCGGCCAAACATACCGGCCAAGAAAATCTGCATCATATATCGGCCATCGGCTGCCCTGATTTCTAAATATCGAATTGGCATCGaccagagaaaaaaaaaccataTCAGTCGACCTCTAGTTCAAAGGCAGCAAATTCTTTTTCCGCTGGTGGGTGCTTATCAAGACGTCAAGCAATGCTTGGCAACGTAAAACGATCTGGACCGCCAATGCCCTTTAAAGAGGAAAAAAGCGGTGCGGTTAAGTTTTCAGCATGGTTTTAAACCCGATATGTGAAGTTAATGTGAAGCAACTGCGCACATATGTGCTTGGCCATTTCAGTGGGTGCTTGAAAACAGCATGTCTATTAGagtgctttggtttaatggggattaaaaaaggagAAGGTAGATTTTTGTCATTGCAGGGTTGTTGCTttcaaatggattttgcattatttgtgcctttttaatttacattgacgcaattaacattttatttaaggtTACAGTAATTACACGTCACATGTCAAAGTGAAACAGCGCACATCCATAATCTGATTACAGCAAAGTTTTCCATGAAttgaaaatcattggcagtcaCATTCTTCGATAGCAACAGTTCTGAAGACCAAAAACACAACCTAAACCTTACGTGGAACTTTTGGAGATACAGCTGCGTGTGAAACATGTCTTCTCACACATCAACATTGCtttccacatactgtattaaaagaaaactgaactttcagtaaataaaaaCAGAACTTTGAATCCATTAAGCAAGTGTTTCCTGCATATATTGTGGTGTAGATGCAGTACAGTGTCTGTGTAGAAACTAGATTACTTATCTAAATGGCATGAGACAAAAAGTCTGCAACTTTCTTGTTGGCAGGATGAACGCACAAACTGACCAGTAATGTACAACTAATGAAAAATTAAGTGAATGTATTGAATCTTAGTAAAGAATGGAGAACACACTGTTTTAATAAGATTGTCTAAATTATCCAACTTTTTGCTGAAAACCCTAATCAAATTCATGAAGcaataatgaaaaatatattatgaaatgaaaaaatgattaataaatTTAAGAATATGAATACCCagattagggctgcacgattaatcatatttttatcatgataacaaTATGCGTGCCCCACGATTAATTAATgacaatcgtcgcgattaatGTGTAAAGACCAAGCACACAACAGACGGTCTAGAATCAAGCAATGtgtttgttatgttttttttgcaaGTGCAGTCTGTGTTATGATAGAAATACGTTAGAATCACGAGATTTACAGTCATTCACCTTGAACGAACATAATGGCAGAGCAACAAGAAGAAAGTGCAGAAATATGTTTAATTCCCAAAAAGGGTCATATAGGCCTACTCCATTGTTTGGATATTTCGGATTTGAGGAAAGTGATGTTGATCAGGTAAGTTACGAGTCTTGTGCAAATGTGCTTCCATCCAAAAGTGAAATATCAAGAGTTTCAAAAGCTAAAGACACAAGCCGCAATCATAAAAATCCCCGACCATCCAGGACATAGACAACAATAACGGATCGCGTATCATGTAAGTTAGCCAAGAATATGTGTCCAATAAGCACTGTGTAATGGCTTCCCTTTGAATCTAGCCATTTCTGGTGGGAAAGTAAAGTTGACACTCCATAGCTGAAATGAGGATGATTTAATTGAAAGAGTTCAAATACAAGTGAAAAATACATCCAACTCCATATTGTGTATGTAGGTCAAAAAACTGTCTCCCTTACCCTTGCCACATCACTTCCTATCTAATATGGCTACCCACAGGAAGTGCCAAGGCAGGTACAATTCTTACCATTCACCACAGGGGGAGCACAAAACACCATAAAACAAGTGAACATGAACATTGAGATATTAAACActatatttacaatatttaaatgtatagttAATTTTATGGCTCCTACAACTGTCCGTGAGCAGCAAggggtttaaaaaaatgattgcCACATAAAAGGCCTGTAATAATATAGgcctgtaaaatgtatataatattatatatatggctgtaaagtgtaataaaaatactgaagtaaATAGAAGT
This genomic interval carries:
- the mosmoa gene encoding uncharacterized protein C16orf52 homolog B, with the protein product MDKLTIISGCLFLAADIFAIASIANPDWINTGESAGALTVGLVRQCQTIHGRDRTCIPPRLPPEWVTTLFFIIMGIISLTVTCGLLVASHWRREATKYARWIAFTGMILFCMAALIFPIGFYINEVGGQPYKLPNNTVVGSSYVLFVLSIFFTIVGLLFAGKVCLPG